In the genome of Drosophila yakuba strain Tai18E2 chromosome 3R, Prin_Dyak_Tai18E2_2.1, whole genome shotgun sequence, one region contains:
- the LOC6538592 gene encoding fork head domain-containing protein FD5, whose product MPRPLKMSYGDQKPPYSYISLTAMAIIHSPQRLLPLSEIYRFIMDQFPYYRKNTQKWQNSLRHNLSFNDCFIKVPRNVTKAGKGSYWTLHPMAFDMFENGSLLRRRKRFRVKQLEKDISNWKLAAANTEMVTHYLDDQLTQLALADPVRHGHVLGNATAAVTAAAAQMSPYKAAPPILPTTVTQLPVRPKRAFTIESLMAPDPASSPSEGLVPMEYGSADAVAMEKPPFNLPFNFNELAAHYQLYLPSFFYNGQYGNIPCYQKTPPLFHNGPLPVF is encoded by the coding sequence atgccacgcccattgAAAATGAGCTACGGTGATCAGAAGCCCCCATACTCGTACATATCATTAACGGCCATGGCCATAATACACTCGCCGCAACGACTGCTGCCGCTCAGTGAGATATATCGATTTATAATGGATCAGTTCCCCTACTACCGGAAGAATAcgcaaaaatggcaaaactCATTGCGGCACAATCTGAGCTTCAACGATTGCTTCATCAAGGTGCCACGGAATGTGACCAAGGCCGGCAAGGGCTCCTACTGGACGCTCCATCCCATGGCCTTCGATATGTTCGAGAATGGCAGCCTGCTGCGGCGGCGAAAGCGTTTCCGTGTCAAGCAGCTCGAGAAGGATATATCAAACTGGAAATTAGCCGCCGCCAATACAGAGATGGTGACCCACTACCTGGACGACCAGCTAACGCAGCTGGCACTGGCCGATCCAGTGCGGCATGGTCATGTGCTTGGCAatgcaactgctgctgttactgctgctgctgctcaaaTGTCGCCCTACAAGGCTGCGCCGCCGATCCTGCCGACGACTGTGACCCAACTTCCGGTGCGACCAAAGCGTGCCTTCACCATTGAGAGTCTGATGGCTCCGGATCCGGCAAGTTCGCCAAGTGAGGGATTAGTGCCCATGGAGTACGGCAGTGCAGATGCCGTCGCTATGGAAAAGCCGCCGTTCAATTTGCCCTTCAATTTCAACGAACTCGCCGCGCATTATCAGTTGTacttgccaagttttttctACAACGGCCAATATGGCAACATACCTTGCTACCAGAAAACACCGCCGCTTTTTCATAATGGCCCGTTGCCCGTTTTTTGA
- the LOC6538591 gene encoding alpha/beta hydrolase domain-containing protein 17B, translating into MFSISELCCMFCCPPCPGPIAAKLAFQPPEPTYKLTPADDTNIRYNLQLFDRAEWQYSEREKSKVEAFFTRTSRGNLITCIYVRCSKNAKYTLLFSHGNAVDLGQMSSFYLTLGSQINCNIFGYDYSGYGMSGGKPSEKNLYADIEAAWQAMRTRFNISPETIILYGQSIGTVPTVDLASRHEVGAVILHSPLMSGLRVVFRNTKRTWFFDAFPSIDKVAKVKAPVLVIHGTDDEVIDFSHGIGIYERCPKTVEPFWVEGAGHNDVELHPHYYERLRKFLSVELVK; encoded by the exons ATGTTCAGTATCAGCGAGCTCTGTTGCATGTTTTGCTGCCCCCCGTGTCCGGGTCCCATTGCGGCCAAGTTGGCCTTCCAGCCGCCGGAGCCCACGTACAAATTAACCCCGGCGGACGATACCAATATCCGGTATAACCTGCAGTTGTTCGACCGCGCCGAATGGCAGTACTCCGAACGTGAGAAATCAAAAGTGGAAGCCTTCTTTACGCGCACCTCGCGTGGCAACCTCATCACCTGCATCTATGTCAGGTGCAGCAAGAATGCCAAGTACACGCTGCTCTTCTCCCACGGGAATGCAGTGGATTTGGGCCAGATGAGCAGTTTCTACCTAACACTGGGCTCCCAAATCAATTGCAACATATTTGGGTACGACTACTCCGGCTACGGAATGAGTGGCGGCAAGCCATCCGAGAAGAATCTGTATGCGGACATAGAGGCAGCCTGGCAGGCGATGAGAACCAG ATTCAACATCAGTCCGGAGACAATCATCTTGTACGGGCAGAGCATTGGCACTGTGCCCACTGTGGACCTGGCCTCTCGTCACGAGGTCGGCGCTGTGATACTCCATTCGCCGCTGATGTCCGGCCTAAGGGTCGTCTTTAGGAACACAAAGAGAACCTGGTTCTTTGACGCCTTCCCCAG CATTGATAAGGTGGCTAAGGTGAAGGCTCCGGTTCTGGTTATCCACGGCACCGATGATGAGGTCATTGACTTTTCCCATGGCATCGGAATCTACGAGCGGTGTCCTAAGACTGTCGAGCCGTTTTGGGTGGAG GGTGCTGGGCATAATGATGTGGAACTGCATCCGCATTATTACGAGCGACTGCGCAAGTTTCTTTCGGTGGAACTCGTCAAATGA
- the LOC6538590 gene encoding uncharacterized protein LOC6538590: MNANIHLNSQHTQLSGRYLNNKVSQQLDAESIKRVASNRSLKDCQNVLSISSTLICNCEKGHKSNGSESETNEEIKIKLSSDTGNKSTISKFKDPKLSSALEKNTIDNSTDGCLQLKSVIGKDAKSLSPRLTLHKSGFQQAIIISDDSEITKSSRLDSQKARLLSSNSDNQFYRQLTHKISKSEQTSPNNLELDKANFLYDTNNRSTGCLVYPSDPWIKNSHIKNSLSPKMEKYSNNMHHNIDPWVKRQTDAAVEVSRLPKKNIYREKSLSSINNKLISTRTEKSKCAKPQLKHSKTEQDDDQVFLKEPGLLFAPFSPQYRNTPHKIWSLDQPSNDLRANIQSKSASFLPDKVKEITSPLPNHVRKSVQQNHSNLLCPNDQARSLLQVEKLHSRHSSLSIPTQSKEELPLNIRRLSEQIREPPLEKNISLSLSDRNVSKIPTSDGVAEAHLVAPHKTDKFYVSRDAAVQSTSHLEDFISLKRVPKDSTTVNNVNPFTSTYKPDPLLETTC; encoded by the coding sequence ATGAATGCTAATATACATCTAAATAGCCAGCATACCCAACTTTCCGGTCGATATCTAAATAACAAAGTGTCCCAACAACTCGACGCTGAAAGTATAAAAAGAGTGGCATCCAACAGATCTCTAAAGGACTGTCAAAACGTCTTATCCATTTCATCAACTTTAATATGCAACTGTGAGAAGGGCCACAAATCGAATGGTTCAGAATCCGAAACAAATgaagaaatcaaaattaaGCTGAGTTCAGATACTGGTAACAAGTCTACCATTAGTAAATTCAAAGACCCGAAACTGTCATCGGCATtggaaaaaaacacaatagATAATTCAACCGATGGGTGCTTGCAATTGAAAAGTGTAATTGGAAAGGATGCAAAATCGCTGTCCCCGAGACTGACGTTACACAAGAGTGGTTTTCAACAGGCCATCATAATTTCCGACGACAGTGAGATCACGAAGTCTTCTCGATTAGATTCCCAAAAGGCACGACTGCTCTCCAGTAATTCAGACAATCAATTTTATCGACAGCTTACACATAAAATTAGCAAATCGGAGCAAACTTCCCCCAACAACTTGGAGCTAGACAAAGCTAACTTTCTTTATGATACAAACAATAGGAGTACGGGCTGTTTGGTGTATCCCTCGGATCCATGGATAAAGAATTCGCACATTAAGAACAGCTTGTCcccgaaaatggaaaagtatTCAAACAACATGCATCACAATATCGATCCGTGGGTCAAGAGGCAAACAGACGCTGCTGTGGAAGTCTCACGGCTTccaaagaaaaatatttaccgCGAGAAATCCCTTTCTTccataaacaacaaattaatttcgaCCAGAACTGAGAAATCAAAGTGTGCAAAGCCGCAGTTGAAACATTCTAAAACGGAGCAGGACGACGATcaagtatttttaaaagaacCAGGATTGCTTTTTGCTCCATTCTCTCCACAATATCGCAATACGCCGCATAAAATTTGGTCACTCGACCAGCCTTCTAATGATCTGAGAGCCAACATTCAAAGCAAGTCAGCTAGTTTTTTACCGGACAAGGTGAAGGAGATAACCAGTCCATTGCCGAACCATGTTAGAAAATCTGTACAACAAAACCATAGTAATTTGCTTTGTCCAAACGATCAAGCAAGATCATTGCTTCAAGTAGAGAAATTGCATTCTAGACATAGCTCCCTATCGATTCCCACTCAATCAAAGGAGGAACTCCCCCTGAATATCCGCCGACTGTCCGAACAGATCCGTGAACCGCCTTTGGAGAAGAACATCTCTTTGTCCCTCAGCGATCGTAATGTTAGTAAAATTCCCACATCTGATGGCGTGGCTGAGGCTCATCTGGTTGCTCCTCACAAGACGGATAAATTTTATGTGAGTAGAGATGCCGCAGTGCAGAGTACCAGCCACCTTGAAGACTTTATCTCCCTTAAACGAGTCCCCAAAGATTCCACAACTGTTAATAATGTAAACCCATTTACGAGTACTTATAAGCCTGATCCACTTTTAGAAACCACCTGTTAA